One stretch of Hymenobacter chitinivorans DSM 11115 DNA includes these proteins:
- a CDS encoding SDR family oxidoreductase, which yields MSTSLKLADKVALITGGTTGIGLGAARRFIAEGAFVYITGRRQAELDAAVQQLGSNARGIRSDVTSQTDLDALFATIQAEKGHLDVLFTNAGGGEFAPLGGITEEHYALTFDRNVKATLFTVQKALPLLRDGSSVILMASTAASGGDANFSVYSASKAAVRSFARTWTADLKDRKIRVNAISPGPIDTPGLSSLGADETQAEQIKAYLATTVPLGRLGSPDEVAKALVFLASDDSSFVTGTELFVDGGAAQL from the coding sequence ATGAGCACTTCCTTAAAATTAGCGGACAAAGTAGCCCTCATTACGGGCGGTACCACGGGCATTGGGCTGGGCGCGGCCCGGCGCTTCATCGCCGAAGGCGCCTTTGTGTATATCACCGGCCGGCGGCAGGCCGAGCTCGACGCAGCCGTGCAGCAGTTGGGTTCCAACGCCCGCGGCATCCGCAGCGACGTAACCAGCCAGACTGACCTCGACGCGCTATTTGCCACCATTCAGGCCGAGAAAGGTCACCTCGACGTGTTGTTCACCAATGCCGGCGGCGGCGAATTTGCGCCCCTAGGCGGTATCACCGAAGAGCACTACGCCCTGACTTTCGACCGTAACGTCAAAGCCACCCTGTTTACGGTGCAAAAGGCCCTGCCCCTGCTGCGCGACGGGTCTTCGGTTATTCTGATGGCCTCTACGGCCGCCTCCGGAGGCGATGCGAACTTCAGCGTGTATAGCGCCTCCAAAGCCGCCGTGCGCTCCTTTGCCCGCACCTGGACGGCCGACTTGAAAGACCGCAAAATCCGGGTTAATGCCATCAGCCCCGGCCCTATCGACACACCCGGCCTGAGCAGCCTGGGAGCCGATGAAACCCAGGCCGAGCAAATCAAAGCCTACCTGGCTACCACCGTGCCCCTGGGCCGCCTGGGCTCCCCCGATGAGGTGGCCAAAGCCCTGGTGTTCTTGGCTTCCGACGACAGCAGCTTCGTGACGGGCACCGAGCTATTTGTGGACGGCGGCGCGGCCCAGCTGTAA
- a CDS encoding Crp/Fnr family transcriptional regulator, whose amino-acid sequence MFDVFEKYLRSKAAFTAEELEQIQAVTTIKKLRKRQFLLQEGDVWTYNAFVAKGCMRIYSVDAKGVEHVLGFAVENWWTGDLQSLASGQPSRFNIDAIEDSVVLLIKKENFEHLRQIIPALHELVNAILHRSFLAQQSRIHTVISSSAEEKYRAFLQDFPEFARRIPQHMVASYLGMTTETLSRIRRNLV is encoded by the coding sequence ATGTTTGATGTATTCGAGAAATATCTGCGGAGCAAGGCCGCCTTTACGGCGGAGGAACTGGAGCAGATTCAGGCCGTAACGACTATCAAAAAGCTGCGCAAACGCCAGTTTCTGCTGCAAGAGGGCGACGTATGGACCTATAACGCCTTCGTAGCCAAGGGCTGCATGCGCATCTACAGCGTCGACGCGAAGGGAGTTGAGCACGTGCTGGGTTTCGCCGTGGAAAACTGGTGGACTGGCGACCTGCAAAGCCTGGCATCCGGTCAGCCTTCGCGCTTTAACATCGACGCCATCGAAGATTCAGTGGTGCTGCTTATCAAGAAGGAGAATTTTGAGCACCTGCGCCAGATAATTCCGGCCCTGCACGAGTTGGTTAACGCTATTCTGCACCGCAGCTTTTTGGCCCAGCAAAGCCGGATTCACACCGTTATCAGCTCCTCTGCCGAAGAAAAGTACCGGGCCTTTCTGCAGGACTTTCCGGAGTTTGCCCGCCGCATTCCCCAGCACATGGTGGCCTCCTACCTGGGCATGACCACCGAAACCCTGAGCCGCATCCGCCGCAACCTCGTTTAG
- a CDS encoding xylulokinase, translating into MKYLLGYDIGSSSIKASLLNIATGRCVASVTSPKKEMEITALQPDWAEQRPERWWQEVVNATLQLRADHDFDTALIAGIGITYQMHGLVLVDKDGEVLRPAIIWCDSRAVDYGNQAFQDLGQQYCLDNFLNSPGNFTASKLKWVRENEPAIYERIHKIQLPGDYIAFKLTGQLQTTVSGLSEGVFWNFKQQAIAQELLDYYGISSALLPEVVDTFSVQGQLTPEAARELGLTAGTPISYRAGDQPNNAFSLNVLQAGEIAATAGTSGVVYGINETMTSDSRSRVNSFVHVNSTPEQPKNGVLMCMNGTGILNSWLRKVLGDISYEDMNQLAAQAPVGSDGLTFLPFGNGAERILENRQLEAELRGLNFNQHGRVHVARAAQEGIVFALNYGVDIMRQSGVQVRKVRAGNANMFLSPIFREAFVNSAGVELELLNTDAAQGAARGAGVGAGIYASTNEAFNGLERILTLEPTAELQEQYQAAYTRWQSILNQIVPLPTTPRHVIQHAF; encoded by the coding sequence ATGAAATACCTCCTCGGCTACGACATCGGCAGCTCGTCCATCAAGGCCTCGCTGCTCAACATCGCAACGGGCCGGTGTGTGGCCTCGGTCACCTCGCCGAAGAAGGAGATGGAAATAACCGCCCTGCAGCCCGACTGGGCCGAGCAGCGCCCCGAGCGGTGGTGGCAGGAAGTTGTCAACGCCACCCTGCAGCTCCGTGCCGACCACGACTTCGATACGGCCCTGATTGCCGGCATCGGCATCACCTACCAAATGCACGGCCTCGTGCTCGTCGATAAAGACGGCGAGGTGCTGCGCCCCGCCATTATCTGGTGCGACAGCCGCGCCGTGGACTACGGCAACCAGGCGTTTCAGGACCTGGGCCAGCAGTATTGCCTCGACAACTTTCTCAACTCGCCCGGCAACTTCACGGCTTCCAAGCTGAAGTGGGTGCGCGAAAACGAGCCCGCCATCTACGAGCGGATTCACAAAATCCAGCTCCCCGGCGACTACATTGCCTTCAAGCTCACCGGCCAGCTCCAGACCACGGTGTCGGGCTTGTCGGAAGGCGTGTTCTGGAATTTCAAGCAGCAGGCCATTGCTCAGGAGCTGCTCGACTATTACGGCATCAGTTCTGCCCTGCTGCCCGAGGTAGTCGACACCTTCTCGGTGCAGGGCCAGCTCACGCCCGAAGCGGCCCGGGAGCTGGGCCTTACGGCCGGTACGCCCATCAGCTACCGGGCCGGCGACCAGCCCAACAACGCCTTTTCGCTGAATGTGCTGCAGGCCGGCGAAATAGCTGCCACGGCCGGCACCAGCGGCGTGGTTTACGGCATCAACGAAACCATGACGTCGGATTCCCGCTCCCGGGTCAACTCCTTTGTGCACGTCAACAGCACGCCGGAGCAGCCCAAAAACGGCGTGCTGATGTGCATGAACGGCACCGGCATTCTGAATAGTTGGCTGCGCAAAGTCCTCGGCGACATCAGCTACGAGGACATGAACCAGCTGGCCGCCCAAGCGCCGGTCGGCTCCGACGGCCTCACGTTCCTGCCCTTCGGCAACGGGGCCGAGCGAATCCTGGAAAACCGCCAGCTCGAAGCCGAATTGCGGGGCCTCAACTTCAACCAGCACGGCCGCGTGCACGTGGCCCGCGCCGCCCAGGAAGGCATCGTCTTCGCCCTCAACTACGGTGTGGACATCATGCGCCAGTCTGGGGTGCAGGTGCGCAAAGTGCGGGCCGGCAACGCCAACATGTTTTTGAGCCCGATTTTCCGCGAGGCCTTCGTCAATAGCGCCGGCGTGGAGCTGGAGCTGCTCAACACCGACGCGGCCCAGGGCGCGGCCCGCGGCGCGGGCGTCGGGGCCGGTATTTACGCCAGCACCAACGAAGCTTTCAATGGCCTGGAGCGGATTCTGACCCTGGAGCCCACTGCCGAATTGCAGGAGCAATATCAGGCTGCCTACACCCGCTGGCAGTCCATTCTCAATCAAATCGTACCCTTACCAACCACCCCTCGGCATGTCATCCAACACGCTTTCTAA
- the xylA gene encoding xylose isomerase, with protein sequence MSSNTLSKTEYFTGIDTIRFEGRESDNPLAFKWYDENRIVAGKTMKEHLRFAVSYWHTFTGTGGDPFGPGTKQFAWDAHHEAIGRAKDKMDAAFEFFTKLGTPYYCFHDIDLVDEGNSLAEYERNLAAIVDYAKEHQQASGVKLLWGTANVFSNPRYMNGASTNPDFQVVAHAATQVKNAIDATIALNGENYVFWGGREGYMTLLNTNMKREQEHMARFLTMARDYARQQGFTGKFFIEPKPAEPTKHQYDFDAATVIGFLKQHGLENDFMLNLEVNHATLAGHTFEHELQVAADANMLGSMDANRGDYQNGWDTDQFPNNINELTESMLIILEAGGFKHGGINFDAKTRRNSTDLEDIFIAHIAGMDTFARALVTADAILEKSAYRKFRQERYASFDSGAGAAFEKGQLTLEDLRKIAHETGEPTPKSGKQEWLESIINQYI encoded by the coding sequence ATGTCATCCAACACGCTTTCTAAAACCGAGTATTTCACCGGCATCGACACCATCCGCTTCGAAGGACGCGAGTCGGACAACCCGTTGGCCTTTAAGTGGTACGACGAAAACCGCATTGTCGCCGGCAAAACCATGAAGGAGCACCTGCGCTTCGCGGTTTCCTACTGGCACACCTTCACCGGCACCGGCGGTGACCCATTCGGCCCCGGCACCAAGCAATTCGCCTGGGATGCCCACCACGAAGCCATTGGCCGCGCCAAAGACAAAATGGACGCCGCCTTCGAGTTCTTCACCAAGCTCGGCACGCCCTACTACTGCTTCCACGACATCGACTTGGTGGACGAAGGCAACTCCCTGGCCGAGTACGAACGGAACCTGGCCGCCATTGTCGACTACGCCAAGGAGCACCAGCAGGCTAGCGGCGTAAAGCTGCTCTGGGGCACGGCCAACGTGTTTTCGAACCCGCGCTACATGAACGGCGCCAGCACCAACCCCGACTTCCAGGTGGTAGCTCACGCCGCTACGCAGGTCAAAAATGCCATTGACGCCACCATTGCTCTGAACGGCGAAAACTACGTGTTCTGGGGTGGCCGGGAAGGCTACATGACCCTGCTCAACACCAACATGAAGCGCGAGCAGGAGCACATGGCCCGCTTCCTGACCATGGCCCGCGACTATGCCCGCCAGCAGGGCTTCACCGGCAAGTTCTTCATTGAGCCCAAGCCCGCCGAGCCCACCAAGCACCAGTACGACTTCGACGCGGCCACGGTAATCGGCTTTTTGAAGCAGCACGGTCTGGAAAATGACTTCATGCTCAACCTGGAAGTAAACCACGCCACGCTGGCCGGCCATACTTTCGAGCACGAATTACAAGTGGCGGCCGATGCCAACATGCTGGGCTCGATGGACGCCAACCGCGGCGACTACCAGAACGGCTGGGACACCGACCAGTTTCCCAACAACATCAACGAGCTGACCGAGTCGATGCTCATCATCCTCGAAGCGGGTGGTTTCAAGCACGGGGGCATCAACTTCGACGCCAAAACCCGCCGCAACTCCACCGACCTCGAAGACATCTTCATTGCCCACATTGCCGGCATGGACACCTTCGCCCGCGCCCTCGTCACGGCCGATGCCATCCTGGAAAAGTCGGCCTACCGCAAGTTCCGGCAGGAGCGCTACGCCTCGTTTGATTCAGGTGCCGGCGCCGCCTTCGAGAAAGGCCAGCTGACGCTGGAAGACCTGCGCAAAATCGCCCACGAAACGGGTGAGCCCACGCCGAAAAGTGGTAAGCAGGAGTGGCTGGAAAGCATCATCAACCAGTACATCTAG
- a CDS encoding bifunctional transaldolase/phosoglucose isomerase — MNPLVDIRQFDQSIWLDFIRRKILINGELQRRITDEALRGVTSNPAIFEKAIGGSDDYDAAIRSLALQGKTTDEIYTALAIADVQHACDLFRPLYDSHDNSSDGYVSLEVSPALVNDTEGTIEEGIRFWKTVNRPNVMIKVPATLEGLPAIRRLIAEGINVNVTLIFGLERYRLVAEAFLSGLEDRVKAGLPIENIDSVASFFLSRIDVLIDPMLEKIAAEGGEKGELAQSLVGEVALASAKQAYQIYKEIFAGPRWETLAAKGADTQRLLWASTGNKNPKYDDLKYVENLIGPKTVNTVPVETLDIFREKGKPANRLEEGLDKAADVLRRLPELGINLEEQTNFLEVDGAKKFNEPFGKLMDSIEKKRLTSLDSSVAEATLQLGQYQAAVDAKVQEFNAKNFTTGFWDKKADLWVQDEAGQQSIRSFMGWLRVAETMVGAVPEIEQFVNEVKAAGFKHIVVMGMGGSTMAPIVFKSSFPMGENGLPMSVLDTTDPGTVRQIEESVPLAETLFIVASKSGTTAEPLAFGDYFYDRLKQIKGDKAGENFVAITDPGSKFVTSATEQGYRRIFLNFAEVGGRFSALSYFGLVPAALYGLPIGEILERAIRMMRANGAYGAVEQNPGLELGVALGVLAQQGRDKLTLIVPNSLSDLGLWLEQLIAESTGKEGKGILPVAGEPAREPAVYGQDRVFVYVGYENDADAENTAKLAALQAAGHPVISVRMHDALDLGAEFFRWEVATAVASAVLEINPFDQPNVQAAKTATDSLMKVVQEQGSLPAGEPAKVTENGVSYFTAVSGGSAAEVIRNFFGQAKAGDFLNIQAYLTESDELNKGLAELRTQVQEQLHLATTSGYGPRFLHSTGQYHKGGPDKGLFVQFTVDHPQDLALPGRSYSFGTFKNAQAAGDLQALHDYNRRTLRIHLGDNAEQGLRTVLSALQSAPLAATTA, encoded by the coding sequence ATGAATCCATTAGTTGACATCCGTCAATTCGACCAAAGCATCTGGCTGGACTTTATCCGTCGCAAGATCCTGATCAACGGGGAGTTGCAGCGGCGTATCACCGACGAAGCCCTGCGTGGGGTAACCTCGAACCCAGCCATTTTCGAGAAGGCAATCGGCGGCTCCGACGACTACGACGCGGCCATCCGCAGCCTGGCTCTGCAGGGCAAAACCACCGACGAAATCTATACCGCCCTGGCCATTGCCGACGTGCAGCACGCCTGCGACCTGTTCCGCCCGCTCTACGACAGCCACGACAACTCGTCCGACGGCTACGTGAGCCTGGAAGTGTCGCCGGCCCTGGTCAACGATACCGAAGGCACGATTGAGGAAGGCATCCGGTTCTGGAAAACCGTGAACCGGCCCAACGTGATGATTAAGGTGCCGGCCACGCTGGAAGGCCTGCCCGCCATCCGCCGCCTCATTGCCGAGGGCATCAACGTCAACGTGACCCTGATTTTCGGCCTGGAGCGCTACCGCTTGGTAGCCGAAGCCTTCCTTTCGGGCCTCGAAGACCGGGTAAAAGCCGGCCTGCCCATCGAAAATATCGACTCTGTGGCCAGCTTCTTCCTCTCGCGCATCGACGTGCTGATTGACCCGATGCTGGAGAAAATTGCCGCCGAAGGTGGGGAGAAGGGCGAGTTGGCCCAGTCGCTGGTGGGCGAAGTGGCTTTGGCCAGCGCCAAGCAGGCGTACCAGATTTACAAGGAGATTTTTGCGGGTCCGCGCTGGGAAACCCTGGCCGCCAAAGGTGCTGATACCCAGCGCCTGCTGTGGGCCAGCACCGGCAACAAGAACCCCAAGTACGACGACCTGAAGTACGTCGAAAACCTCATCGGCCCCAAAACGGTGAACACCGTGCCGGTGGAAACCCTCGACATCTTCCGCGAAAAGGGTAAGCCCGCCAACCGCCTCGAAGAAGGCCTCGACAAAGCCGCCGACGTGCTGCGCCGCCTGCCCGAGTTGGGCATCAACCTCGAAGAGCAAACCAACTTCCTGGAAGTCGACGGGGCCAAGAAATTCAACGAGCCCTTCGGCAAGCTGATGGACTCCATTGAAAAGAAGCGCCTGACTTCCCTCGATTCGAGCGTAGCCGAAGCTACCCTGCAGCTGGGCCAGTACCAAGCGGCCGTGGACGCCAAAGTACAGGAGTTCAACGCCAAAAACTTCACTACCGGCTTCTGGGATAAGAAAGCCGACCTGTGGGTGCAGGACGAGGCCGGGCAGCAGAGCATCCGCTCCTTCATGGGCTGGCTGCGCGTGGCCGAAACGATGGTAGGCGCCGTGCCCGAAATCGAGCAGTTCGTCAACGAGGTAAAAGCCGCGGGCTTTAAGCACATCGTTGTAATGGGCATGGGCGGCAGCACGATGGCGCCGATTGTGTTCAAATCCTCGTTCCCGATGGGCGAAAACGGCCTGCCGATGTCGGTGCTCGACACGACGGACCCCGGCACGGTGCGCCAGATTGAAGAGTCGGTGCCGCTGGCTGAGACGCTGTTCATCGTGGCCAGCAAGTCGGGCACGACGGCCGAGCCCCTGGCCTTCGGCGACTACTTCTACGACCGACTCAAGCAAATCAAGGGCGACAAGGCCGGCGAGAACTTCGTGGCCATTACCGACCCCGGCTCCAAGTTCGTGACTTCGGCCACCGAGCAGGGCTACCGCCGTATCTTCCTGAACTTCGCCGAAGTCGGCGGCCGTTTCTCGGCCTTGTCATACTTCGGGCTGGTGCCCGCCGCCTTATACGGATTGCCCATCGGGGAAATCCTGGAGCGGGCCATCCGCATGATGCGCGCCAACGGTGCCTACGGCGCGGTGGAGCAGAATCCGGGGCTGGAACTGGGCGTGGCGCTGGGCGTACTGGCTCAGCAAGGGCGCGACAAGCTCACCCTGATTGTCCCGAACTCGCTCAGCGACTTAGGCTTGTGGCTGGAGCAGCTTATTGCCGAAAGCACCGGCAAGGAAGGCAAAGGCATTTTGCCCGTGGCCGGTGAGCCCGCCCGCGAGCCGGCAGTCTACGGTCAGGACCGCGTGTTCGTGTACGTAGGCTACGAAAATGACGCTGACGCCGAGAATACCGCGAAGCTCGCAGCTTTGCAGGCCGCTGGTCACCCGGTAATCAGCGTGCGCATGCACGATGCCCTGGACCTGGGCGCCGAGTTCTTCCGCTGGGAAGTGGCTACGGCCGTAGCCAGCGCCGTGCTCGAAATCAACCCCTTCGACCAGCCCAACGTGCAGGCCGCCAAAACTGCTACCGACAGCCTGATGAAGGTGGTGCAGGAGCAGGGCAGCCTGCCCGCTGGTGAGCCGGCAAAAGTGACGGAAAACGGCGTGTCGTACTTCACGGCCGTTTCGGGCGGCAGTGCGGCCGAGGTAATCCGCAACTTCTTCGGCCAGGCCAAAGCCGGCGACTTCCTCAACATCCAAGCCTACCTGACCGAATCCGACGAGCTGAACAAGGGCCTGGCGGAGCTGCGTACGCAAGTACAGGAGCAGCTGCACCTGGCCACGACTTCGGGCTACGGACCGCGCTTCTTGCACTCGACGGGCCAGTACCACAAGGGCGGCCCCGACAAGGGCTTGTTCGTGCAGTTCACCGTCGACCACCCGCAGGATCTGGCGCTGCCGGGCCGTTCGTACTCCTTCGGGACGTTCAAGAACGCCCAGGCCGCCGGCGACTTGCAGGCCCTGCACGACTACAACCGCCGCACGCTGCGCATCCACCTCGGCGACAACGCCGAGCAAGGGCTGCGCACGGTGCTGAGTGCGCTGCAGTCGGCGCCGCTGGCGGCTACTACCGCGTAA
- a CDS encoding alpha-N-arabinofuranosidase: MHNLKRLVAAAGFVLAAANVTFAQAVRLTVQPGDPKLQISKDIYGHFAEHLGRCVYDGFWVDPGLNVPKQGRIRMDIVEALRKIKVANLRWPGGCYADAYHWRDGVGPTAQRPRTINTWWGDAVEDNSFGTHEFLELCKLLGTEPYLAANVGSGTVQEMANWMEYLNSNADTPLTQQRKQNGHPEPYGVLMWGIGNESWGCGGNMTADHYADEYRRYATFAHNYPGSPKLKRIVSGANGDDANWTETCMKKIPLDMMWGLTLHQYTLPTGSWTGSKGAATGFDEAQYFNTMKNCLKMEPIVTRHAAIMDKYDPQKKVALLVDEWGVWTDVEPGTNPGFLCQQNSLRDALVAGTTLNIFNNHCDRVRGANLAQAVNVLQALILTDKEKMLLTPTYHVFDLYQVHQNAQYLPLQFTSPEYELGGQKLPALNASASKDASGAVHISLVNLDTKKALQLETALPGVTWKTVSGRVLTSGNVNDYNTFDKPNKVKLTAFNGAKKRGGNLAVELPPQSVVVLELK; the protein is encoded by the coding sequence ATGCATAACCTAAAGCGCCTGGTGGCGGCAGCTGGCTTCGTGCTGGCCGCGGCTAACGTTACTTTTGCCCAAGCGGTACGCCTGACCGTGCAGCCCGGAGACCCGAAGCTGCAAATCAGCAAAGACATTTACGGGCACTTCGCCGAGCACCTGGGCCGTTGCGTCTACGACGGTTTCTGGGTTGACCCGGGCTTGAACGTGCCCAAGCAGGGCCGCATCCGCATGGATATTGTGGAGGCGCTGCGCAAGATTAAAGTAGCCAACCTGCGCTGGCCCGGCGGCTGCTACGCCGACGCCTACCACTGGCGCGACGGAGTGGGCCCCACCGCCCAACGCCCCCGCACCATCAACACCTGGTGGGGCGACGCAGTAGAGGACAACTCCTTCGGGACCCACGAATTTCTGGAGCTCTGCAAGCTGCTCGGCACCGAGCCGTATTTGGCCGCCAACGTGGGCAGTGGGACGGTGCAGGAAATGGCCAACTGGATGGAGTACCTGAACTCCAACGCCGACACGCCGCTCACCCAGCAGCGCAAGCAAAACGGCCACCCCGAGCCCTACGGCGTGCTCATGTGGGGCATCGGCAACGAAAGCTGGGGCTGCGGCGGCAACATGACGGCCGACCACTACGCCGACGAGTACCGGCGCTACGCCACTTTTGCCCACAACTACCCGGGCAGCCCCAAGCTGAAGCGCATCGTGAGCGGGGCCAACGGCGACGACGCCAACTGGACCGAGACGTGCATGAAGAAAATCCCGCTCGACATGATGTGGGGCCTCACGCTGCACCAGTACACGCTGCCCACCGGCAGCTGGACCGGCAGCAAGGGCGCGGCCACCGGCTTCGACGAGGCCCAGTACTTCAACACGATGAAGAACTGCCTGAAAATGGAGCCCATCGTGACCCGGCACGCGGCCATCATGGACAAGTACGACCCCCAGAAAAAGGTGGCGCTGCTCGTGGACGAGTGGGGCGTGTGGACCGACGTGGAGCCCGGCACCAACCCCGGCTTTTTGTGCCAGCAAAACTCCCTGCGCGACGCGCTGGTGGCCGGCACCACGCTCAACATCTTCAATAACCACTGTGACCGGGTACGCGGGGCCAACCTGGCTCAGGCCGTCAACGTGCTGCAGGCCCTGATCCTGACCGACAAGGAGAAGATGCTGCTCACGCCCACCTACCACGTGTTTGACCTCTACCAGGTCCACCAGAACGCGCAGTATCTGCCTTTGCAGTTCACCAGCCCCGAGTATGAGCTGGGTGGCCAGAAGCTGCCGGCGCTAAATGCCTCGGCCTCGAAAGACGCCAGCGGGGCGGTGCACATTTCCCTGGTCAACCTCGACACGAAAAAGGCCCTGCAGCTGGAAACCGCCCTGCCCGGCGTGACCTGGAAAACCGTATCGGGCCGCGTGCTGACTTCGGGCAACGTCAACGACTACAACACCTTTGACAAGCCGAACAAGGTAAAGCTGACAGCTTTCAATGGCGCTAAAAAGCGCGGCGGAAACCTGGCCGTGGAGCTGCCGCCGCAGTCGGTGGTGGTGCTGGAGCTGAAGTAG
- a CDS encoding endo-1,4-beta-xylanase, which translates to MKPTTPFRKLTTTGLLLAGLTVFSSQQKAPEKGLKDYYKDYFPVGVAVSPAGLRGAEGELIKQQFNSITPENAMKMGPIHPEENRYEWKDADEIVKFAQDNKLRVRGHNLLWHEQTPRWLFKDDQGKQVSKEVLLKRLHDHIFTVVKRYKGKIYAWDVVNEAISDNPQEFLRNSEWYKICGEDFIAKAFEYAHEADPKAVLFYNDYNTERPEKRERIFKLLKKLKDAKVPIDAVGLQGHWSLQEPTEAELRQALDQYSSLGLKVQITELDVSIYPWEKDKREKRPGESDAYTPELEQKQAEQYRMFFKVFRDYKKVLTGVTFWNISDKYTWLDTYPVAGRKNYPLLFDQNQKPKKAYWEVVKF; encoded by the coding sequence ATGAAACCCACCACTCCCTTCCGCAAACTCACCACTACCGGCCTGCTGCTAGCGGGCCTGACCGTATTCAGCAGCCAGCAGAAAGCTCCCGAAAAGGGCTTGAAAGATTACTACAAGGATTATTTTCCGGTGGGGGTGGCTGTGTCGCCGGCGGGGCTGCGCGGGGCGGAAGGGGAACTGATCAAGCAGCAGTTCAACAGCATCACGCCGGAAAATGCCATGAAAATGGGCCCGATTCACCCGGAGGAAAACCGCTACGAGTGGAAGGATGCCGACGAAATCGTCAAGTTTGCCCAGGACAACAAGCTGCGGGTGCGGGGCCACAACCTGCTCTGGCACGAGCAGACGCCCAGGTGGCTGTTCAAGGACGATCAGGGCAAGCAAGTCAGCAAGGAAGTGCTGCTCAAGCGTCTGCACGACCATATTTTCACGGTGGTGAAACGCTACAAGGGTAAAATCTACGCCTGGGACGTGGTAAACGAAGCCATTTCGGACAACCCCCAGGAGTTTTTGCGCAACTCGGAGTGGTATAAGATCTGCGGGGAGGATTTCATTGCCAAAGCCTTCGAGTACGCCCACGAAGCCGACCCCAAAGCGGTGCTGTTCTACAACGACTACAACACCGAGCGGCCCGAAAAGCGGGAGCGGATATTTAAGCTGCTCAAGAAGCTCAAGGACGCCAAGGTGCCGATTGACGCGGTGGGTTTGCAGGGGCACTGGTCGTTGCAGGAACCCACCGAAGCCGAGCTGCGCCAGGCCCTGGACCAGTACTCATCGTTGGGCCTGAAGGTGCAGATTACTGAGCTCGACGTGTCGATTTACCCCTGGGAAAAAGATAAGCGCGAGAAGCGCCCCGGCGAGTCGGATGCCTACACGCCTGAGCTGGAGCAGAAGCAGGCCGAGCAGTACCGGATGTTCTTCAAAGTGTTCCGCGACTACAAAAAGGTGCTGACTGGCGTCACGTTCTGGAATATCTCCGACAAGTACACCTGGCTGGACACCTACCCCGTAGCCGGCCGCAAAAACTATCCGCTGCTCTTCGACCAGAACCAGAAGCCCAAGAAGGCTTACTGGGAAGTGGTGAAGTTCTAA